A genomic segment from Bos taurus isolate L1 Dominette 01449 registration number 42190680 breed Hereford chromosome 1, ARS-UCD2.0, whole genome shotgun sequence encodes:
- the PAXBP1 gene encoding PAX3- and PAX7-binding protein 1, which yields MFRKARRVNVRKRNDSEEEERERDEEQEPPPLLPPPPGTGEEPGPGGGGGDRAPAGESLLGPGPPPPPPPPAALTSGTEAGGCLPGGLEPGNGLKPRKRPRENKEVPRASLLSFQDEDEENEEVFKVKKSSYSKKIVKLLKKEYKEDLEKSKIKTELNSSADNEPPLDKAGHVKDTSLEDGVIISEHGEDEMDMESEKEEEKPKAGGAFSNALSSLNVLRPGEIPDAAFIHAARKKRQMARELGDFTPHDSEPGKGRLVREDENDASDDEDDDEKRRIVFSVKEKSQRQKIAEEIGIEGSDDDALVTGEQDEELSRWEQEQIRKGINIPQVQASQPTEVNMYYQNTYQTMPYGSSYGIPYSYSAYGSSDAKSQKTDNTVPFKTPSNEMTPVTIDLVKKQLKDRLDSMKELHKTNRQQHEKHLQSRADSTRAIERLEGSSGGIGERYKFLQEMRGYVQDLLECFSEKVPLINELESAIHQLYKQRASRLVQRRQDDIKDESSEFSSHSNKALMAPNLDSFGRDRALYQEHAKRRIAEREARRTRRRQAREQTGKMADHLEGLSSDDEETSTDITNFNLEKDRISKESSKVFEDVLESFYSIDCIKSQFEAWRSKYYTSYKHAYIGLCLPKLLNPLIRLQLLTWTPLEAKCRDFENMLWFESLLFYGCEEREQEKDDVDVALLPTIVEKVILPKLTVIAENMWDPFSTTQTSRMVGITLKLINGYPSVVNAENKNTQVYLKALLLRMRRTLDDDVFMPLYPKNVLENKNSGPYLFFQRQFWSSVKLLGNFLQWYGIFSNKTLQELSIDGLLNRYILMAFQNSEYGDDSIKKAQNVINCFPKQWFVNLKGERTISQLENFCRYLVHLADTIYRNSIGCSDVEKRNARENIKQIVKLLASVRALDHAMSVASDHNVKEFKSLIEGK from the exons ATGTTCCGAAAGGCCCGGCGGGTGAACGTGCGCAAGCGGAATGACTCGGAGGAGGAGGAGCGAGAGCGCGATGAGGAGCAGGAGCCCCCACCGTtgctgccgccgccgcctggCACCGGCGAGGAGCCTGGCCCCGGCGGCGGCGGAGGCGACAGGGCCCCCGCGGGCGAGTCCCTGCTGGGCccggggccgccgccgccgccgccgccgccggccgcGCTGACCTCGGGGACAGAGGCCGGGGGCTGCCTCCCCGGCGGCTTGGAGCCCGGCAACGGGCTGAAGCCGCGCAAGAGGCCGCGCGAGAACAAAGAGGTGCCCCGGGCCAGCCTGCTCAGCTTCCAGGACGAGGACGAAG aaaatgaagaagtttTCAAAGTGAAGAAATCAAGTTACAGCAAAAAGATAGTAAAATTGCTtaagaaagaatataaagaagatcTTGAAAAATCTAAGATTAAGACAGAACTCAACTCATCTGCCGACA ACGAACCACCTTTGGACAAAGCAGGTCATGTTAAGGACACCAGTCTAGAAGATGGAGTTATCATCAGTGAACACGGGGAAGATGAAATGGATATGGAAagtgagaaggaagaagaaaagccaaAGGCTGGTGGAGCCTTTTCAAATGCTTTATCTTCTTTAAATGTTCTCCGTCCAG GAGAAATTCCAGATGCAGCTTTTATACATGCGGCAAGGAAAAAGCGTCAGATGGCCCGGGAATTGGGAGATTTCACTCCTCATGATAGTGAGCCTGGGAAAGGCCGCCTTGTTAGAGAAGATGAGAACGATGCCAGcgatgatgaagatgatgatgagaAACGCCGCATAGTTTTTTCTGTGAAAGAAaagtcacagagacagaaaattgcagaggaaataG GTATCGAGGGGAGTGATGATGACGCTCTGGTAACTGGGGAGCAGGATGAAGAGCTCAGCCGATGGGAACAGGAGCAGATAAGGAAAGGAATCAATATCCCGCAG GTTCAAGCAAGTCAGCCCACAGAAGTGAACATGTACTACCAGAACACCTACCAGACAATGCCTTATGGTTCATCCTATGGCATTCCGTATAGTTATTCAGCCTATGGATCATCCGATGCCAAATCTCAAAAAACAGATAATACAGTCCCTTTCAAAACTCCCAGTAATGAGATGACTCCCGTTACTATTGATTTGGTAAAGAAACAGCTTAAAGACAG GTTGGACTCCATGAAAGAACTGCACAAAACAAACCGACAGCAGCACGAGAAACACCTGCAAAGCCGCGCGGACTCCACCAGGGCCATTGAGAGATTAGAAGGGTCTTCTGGGGGTATTGGTGAACGGTATAAATTTTTGCAAGAAATGCGAGGGTATGTCCAAGACTTGCTTGAGTGTTTCAGTGAAAAG GTGCCACTGATTAATGAACTTGAATCAGCAATACATCAGCTGTACAAACAGCGAGCTTCCCGCCTTGTCCAAAGACGACAAGATGATATTAAAGATGAATCTTCGGAGTTTTCAAGCCATTCAA ATAAAGCTCTGATGGCACCAAATCTTGACTCCTTTGGACGAGATCGGGCACTGTATCAAGAACATGCCAAACGTCGGATTGCAGAACGGGAGGCCAGGAG GACTCGTCGTAGACAAGCCAGAGAGCAGACTGGTAAGATGGCAGATCACCTTGAAGGCCTTTCCAGTGATGATGAAGAAACTTCTACGGATATCACAAATTTCAATCTGGAAAAAG ATCGCATTTCAAAAGAGTCTAGCAAAGTTTTTGAAGATGTCCTTGAAAGTTTCTATTCAATCGATTGTATTAAATCCCAGTTTGAAGCCTGGCGTTCAAAATACTACACATCCTATAAGCATGCCTACATCGGCCTTTGTTTGCCAAAGCTGCTCAACCCCCTCATAAGGCTGCAGCTTCTCACCTGGACTCCGCTTGAG gcAAAATGTCGTGACTTTGAGAACATGCTGTGGTTTGAATCTTTGCTGTTTTATGGTTGTGAAGAGCGAGAGCAAGAAAAGGACGATGTCGATGTCGCACTGTTGCCTACCATTGTTGAAAAGGTGATTCTTCCTAAACTAACAG tgATTGCTGAAAATATGTGGGACCCCTTTTCTACAACACAGACTTCAAGAATGGTTGGAATTACTCTAAAATTAATAAATGGATATCCTTCAGTGGTgaatgcagaaaataaaaatacacag GTATACCTAAAAGCACTTCTATTGAGAATGAGGAGAACTTTAGATGATGATGTATTCATGCCCTTGTATCCCAAAAA tgtcttggaaaataaaaattctgggCCTTACTTGTTTTTTCAACGACAGTTTTGGTCTTCAGTTAAG cTCTTAGGGAATTTTCTTCAATGGTATGGCATTTTCTCAAACAAAACTCTTCAGGAATTATCAATAGACGGTTTATTAAATAGATACATTCTCATGGCTTTTCAGAATTCAGAATATGGAGATGACAGCATCAAAAAAGCCCAAAAT GTAATTAATTGTTTCCCCAAGCAGTGGTTCGTGAATCTTAAAGGAGAAAGAACTATTTCTCAGTTAGAAAACTTCTGTCGATACCTTGTACACTTAGCAGATACAATTTACAGAAACAGTATTGGGTGCTCTgatgtggaaaaaagaaatgcaag agaaaacataaaacagatagTAAAACTCCTTGCAAGTGTTCGAGCTCTGGATCATGCTATGTCTGTTGCAAGTGACCACAATGTGAAAGAATTTAAGTCTTTGATCGAAGGAAAATAG